Proteins encoded within one genomic window of Plasmodium gaboni strain SY75 chromosome Unknown, whole genome shotgun sequence:
- a CDS encoding gametocyte associated protein (GAP) — protein sequence VSNPQKRNNIPNILNVDYVKTKLNQKLTGIQNTYDERYTNALASRIVERVTDICRDEDIL from the coding sequence GTTAGTAATCCACAAAAAAGGAATAATATACctaatattttaaatgtaGATTATGTGAAAACAAAATTGAATCAAAAATTAACGGGAATTCAAAATACTTATGATGAAAGATATACAAACGCATTAGCATCTAGAATAGTTGAACGTGTTACTGATATATGTAGAGACGAAGATATactttaa